Proteins from one Longimicrobiaceae bacterium genomic window:
- a CDS encoding tetratricopeptide repeat protein — protein sequence ADPAALRSLGRAEALAGRAADAEAALREAVRLDPDFVGARLELGRLLLETARPAEAADEARAALEILPTYPEAQLLLARAEWRSGRSRDAVAALVELLADDPYHFDALILLGRVLLDEGRRDDARQAFRRVLRFDPRHAAASFYLGVVAGEERRFRDAIDHWRDTIDADPEGELAARARENVSTALEFARIFRTGDAALQPA from the coding sequence CCGCCGACCCCGCGGCCCTCCGCTCGCTGGGGCGGGCGGAGGCGCTCGCCGGGAGGGCCGCCGATGCGGAGGCGGCGCTGCGCGAGGCCGTCCGGCTGGACCCGGACTTCGTGGGGGCGCGGCTGGAGCTGGGACGCCTCCTGCTGGAGACCGCGCGCCCGGCGGAGGCCGCGGACGAGGCCCGGGCGGCGCTGGAGATCCTCCCCACCTACCCGGAGGCCCAGCTCCTCCTGGCCCGGGCGGAGTGGCGCTCCGGGCGCAGCCGCGACGCGGTGGCGGCGCTGGTGGAGCTGCTCGCCGACGACCCGTACCACTTCGACGCGCTGATCCTGCTGGGGCGCGTGCTGCTGGACGAGGGACGCCGCGACGACGCGCGCCAGGCTTTCCGCCGGGTCCTCCGCTTCGACCCGCGCCACGCGGCCGCCTCCTTCTACCTGGGCGTCGTGGCGGGCGAGGAGCGGCGCTTCCGCGACGCCATCGACCACTGGCGCGACACCATCGACGCCGACCCGGAGGGGGAGCTCGCCGCCCGCGCGCGGGAGAACGTCTCCACGGCGCTGGAGTTCGCCCGCATCTTCCGCACGGGCGACGCCGCCCTCCAGCCGGCCTGA